The Pseudomonas baetica genome includes a region encoding these proteins:
- the panC gene encoding pantoate--beta-alanine ligase, with the protein MNTVKTVRELRAAVARARSEGKRIGFVPTMGNLHSGHVALVTKATQRVDFVVASIFVNPLQFGAGEDLDKYPRTLAADQEKLLEAGCDLLFAPTVEEMYPDGMAGQTRVSVPQLSEGLCGASRPGHFEGVATVVSKLFNMVQPDLAIFGQKDYQQLAVIRALVHDLNMPIQIIGEPTVRAADGLALSSRNGFLNEEQRAVAPVVYRTLSTIAESIKQGQRDFPALISAQLQQLEAAGLRPDYLEIRHALTLRPATAEDRDLVILVAAFLGTTRLIDNLHLNLDTPA; encoded by the coding sequence ATGAACACCGTAAAAACCGTACGCGAACTGCGTGCCGCCGTAGCCCGCGCCCGTAGCGAAGGCAAGCGCATCGGCTTCGTGCCGACCATGGGCAATCTGCACAGCGGCCACGTGGCGCTGGTCACCAAGGCCACTCAACGGGTGGACTTCGTGGTGGCGAGCATTTTCGTCAATCCGCTGCAATTCGGCGCCGGCGAAGACCTCGATAAATACCCACGCACCCTCGCGGCGGATCAGGAAAAACTGCTGGAAGCCGGCTGTGATCTGCTGTTCGCCCCGACGGTCGAAGAAATGTACCCCGACGGCATGGCCGGGCAGACCCGAGTCAGCGTGCCGCAACTCTCCGAAGGCCTGTGCGGTGCCAGCCGTCCGGGGCACTTTGAAGGTGTGGCGACGGTGGTCAGCAAATTGTTCAACATGGTCCAGCCGGATCTGGCGATTTTCGGCCAGAAGGACTACCAGCAACTGGCGGTGATCCGCGCGCTGGTGCATGACCTGAACATGCCGATCCAGATTATCGGCGAGCCGACAGTGCGCGCCGCCGATGGCCTGGCGCTGTCCTCGCGCAACGGGTTCCTCAACGAGGAACAACGTGCGGTGGCACCGGTGGTCTACCGCACGCTGAGCACGATTGCCGAGTCGATCAAGCAAGGTCAGCGGGATTTCCCGGCGCTGATCAGTGCGCAGTTGCAACAGCTGGAAGCCGCCGGCCTGCGTCCCGATTACCTGGAAATTCGCCATGCCCTGACCTTGCGTCCGGCGACGGCCGAAGATCGCGACCTGGTGATTCTGGTGGCGGCGTTCCTCGGCACCACGCGGTTGATCGATAACCTGCACCTGAATCTCGATACACCCGCTTAA
- the panB gene encoding 3-methyl-2-oxobutanoate hydroxymethyltransferase, with amino-acid sequence MPAITLTTLQSLKQKGEKITMLTCYDATFAHACNQAGVEVLLVGDSLGMVLQGHDSTLPVTTAEMAYHTACVKRGNTDALILADLPFMANATLEQTMTNSAMLMQAGAHMIKVEGALWLAESIRLLAERGVPVCAHMGLTPQAVNILGGYKVQGRNENQARQMRADAISLEQAGASMLLLECVPSELAAEISQAVKIPVIGIGAGNATDGQVLVLHDMLGLSITGRVPKFVKNFMHGQDSIQSALKAYVSEVKSVTFPGIEHGFSA; translated from the coding sequence ATGCCAGCCATCACCCTGACCACGCTCCAGAGCCTCAAGCAGAAAGGTGAAAAGATCACCATGCTGACCTGCTATGACGCGACCTTCGCCCACGCCTGCAACCAGGCCGGTGTCGAAGTGCTGCTGGTAGGCGACTCCCTCGGCATGGTCCTGCAAGGTCACGACAGCACATTGCCGGTGACCACTGCGGAAATGGCCTACCACACCGCTTGCGTCAAACGCGGCAACACCGATGCCCTGATCCTGGCTGACCTGCCGTTCATGGCCAACGCCACCCTCGAACAAACCATGACCAACAGCGCCATGCTGATGCAGGCCGGCGCACACATGATCAAGGTCGAAGGCGCGCTGTGGCTGGCCGAGTCGATCCGTCTGTTGGCCGAACGCGGTGTTCCGGTCTGCGCGCACATGGGCCTGACCCCGCAAGCGGTGAACATTCTCGGCGGCTACAAAGTGCAGGGCCGCAACGAGAACCAGGCGCGGCAAATGCGTGCCGATGCAATCTCGCTGGAGCAGGCAGGCGCGTCGATGCTGCTGCTTGAATGCGTGCCGAGTGAACTGGCTGCCGAAATCAGCCAGGCCGTGAAGATTCCAGTGATCGGGATCGGCGCCGGTAACGCCACTGACGGTCAGGTACTGGTTTTGCACGACATGCTCGGCCTGTCGATCACCGGCCGCGTACCCAAGTTCGTGAAGAACTTCATGCACGGTCAGGACAGCATCCAGTCCGCGCTGAAGGCTTACGTCAGCGAAGTCAAAAGCGTTACTTTCCCTGGGATCGAACACGGATTCTCTGCATGA
- the folK gene encoding 2-amino-4-hydroxy-6-hydroxymethyldihydropteridine diphosphokinase, translating to MERIYIGMGSNLADPAEQLRSAIEALGQLPQTSLAGVSTFYQSDSLLPGQPRYTNAVAALDSSLAPLELLDALQAIENDQGRERLERWGPRTLDLDILLFGDRLIDEPRLKVPHYQIQERAFVLYPLAELAPHDLRLADGRTLPDLLAACPFVGLERLPTD from the coding sequence ATGGAACGTATCTACATCGGCATGGGCAGCAACCTCGCTGACCCGGCCGAACAATTGCGTAGCGCCATCGAGGCGCTGGGGCAATTGCCGCAGACTAGCCTGGCCGGCGTTTCCACCTTCTATCAAAGCGACTCATTGCTGCCGGGCCAACCGCGTTACACCAACGCGGTCGCGGCGCTCGACAGCTCGCTCGCCCCACTGGAACTGCTCGATGCATTGCAAGCCATCGAGAATGACCAAGGTCGCGAACGCCTCGAACGTTGGGGCCCGCGTACGCTGGATCTGGACATTCTGCTGTTCGGTGATCGACTGATCGACGAACCGCGACTGAAAGTCCCGCATTACCAAATTCAGGAACGCGCGTTCGTGCTCTATCCCCTCGCCGAACTGGCCCCGCACGATTTGCGTCTGGCCGACGGCCGCACCCTGCCCGACCTGCTGGCAGCCTGCCCATTCGTCGGTTTGGAACGCCTCCCGACAGATTGA
- a CDS encoding polynucleotide adenylyltransferase PcnB, whose translation MLKKLFQSFRTPVRRTQHIRSTPEVLNSGQHSLQKTQFSRYAVNIVERLQGAGYQAYLVGGCVRDMLLGITPKDFDVATSATPEQVRAEFRNARIIGRRFKLVHIHFGREIIEVATFRANHPLNEDDEDSNQSSRNESGRILRDNVYGTLEEDAQRRDFTINALYYDPVSERILDYANGVHDIRNHLIRLIGDPKQRYQEDPVRMLRAVRFAAKLNFGIEKHTVQPIRELAPMLREIPSARLFEEVLKLFLSGHGAITFEMLVDLQLFEPLFPASADALEYNPEYTHTLISEALTNTDLRIKQNKPVTPAFLFAAMLWPALPARVLRLQERGMPPIPAMQEAAHELIAEQCQRIAIPKRFTMPIREIWDMQERLPRRSGKRADLLLDNPRFRAGYDFLLLRESAGEQTDGLGEWWTDYQDANDSERRDMIRDLSGKGDDASGAPRKRRRSSGSKRKRTAGAPSASGE comes from the coding sequence ATGCTGAAGAAGTTGTTCCAGTCATTCCGAACTCCCGTGCGTCGTACGCAACACATCCGCAGCACCCCTGAAGTGCTCAACAGCGGTCAACATTCGCTGCAGAAAACGCAATTCAGCCGCTATGCGGTGAATATCGTCGAACGCTTGCAGGGCGCCGGTTACCAGGCCTATCTGGTCGGCGGTTGCGTGCGCGACATGCTGCTGGGCATCACGCCCAAGGATTTCGACGTCGCCACCAGCGCTACCCCTGAGCAAGTCCGTGCCGAATTCCGCAATGCGCGAATCATTGGCCGTCGCTTTAAACTGGTGCATATCCATTTCGGTCGCGAAATCATTGAAGTCGCGACCTTCCGCGCCAATCACCCGCTAAACGAAGACGACGAGGACAGCAATCAGTCTTCGCGTAACGAAAGCGGGCGGATTCTGCGCGACAACGTCTACGGCACCCTGGAAGAAGACGCGCAACGCCGCGACTTCACCATCAACGCCCTGTATTACGACCCGGTCAGTGAGCGCATTCTCGACTACGCCAACGGCGTACACGACATCCGCAATCACCTGATCCGCCTGATCGGCGATCCGAAGCAGCGTTACCAGGAAGACCCGGTGCGCATGCTGCGGGCCGTGCGCTTCGCCGCCAAGCTCAATTTCGGCATCGAGAAACACACCGTGCAACCGATCCGCGAACTGGCGCCGATGCTGCGCGAGATCCCGTCGGCACGCCTGTTCGAAGAGGTGCTCAAGCTGTTCCTCTCCGGCCACGGCGCGATCACCTTCGAAATGCTGGTCGATCTGCAACTGTTCGAACCGTTGTTCCCGGCCAGTGCCGACGCACTGGAATACAACCCCGAATACACCCACACGCTGATCAGCGAAGCGCTGACCAACACCGACTTGCGCATCAAGCAGAACAAACCGGTGACGCCGGCGTTCCTGTTTGCCGCCATGCTCTGGCCTGCCCTGCCGGCCCGTGTGCTGCGTCTGCAAGAACGTGGCATGCCGCCGATTCCGGCCATGCAGGAAGCGGCTCACGAGCTGATCGCCGAGCAGTGCCAGCGCATTGCGATTCCCAAGCGCTTCACCATGCCGATTCGCGAAATCTGGGACATGCAGGAACGCCTGCCACGTCGCAGCGGCAAGCGTGCTGATCTGCTGCTGGACAATCCACGCTTCCGCGCCGGTTATGACTTCCTGCTGCTGCGTGAAAGTGCTGGCGAGCAGACCGATGGCCTGGGCGAATGGTGGACCGATTATCAGGACGCCAACGACAGCGAACGTCGCGATATGATTCGTGACCTCAGCGGCAAAGGTGATGACGCAAGCGGTGCTCCGCGCAAACGTCGCCGCAGCAGCGGCTCCAAGCGTAAGCGCACCGCCGGTGCTCCGAGCGCATCGGGCGAGTAA
- a CDS encoding sigma-54-dependent transcriptional regulator: protein MPHILIVEDETIIRSALRRLLERNQYQVSEAGSVQEAQERFTIPTFDLIVSDLRLPGAPGTELIKLGQGTPVLIMTSYASLRSAVDSMKMGAVDYIAKPFDHDEMLQAVARILRDRQSAPAVGEAVASKPANGSGKSAVDNSNGEIGIIGSCPPMQDLYSKIRKVAPTDSNVLIQGESGTGKELVARALHNLSKRAKAPMISVNCAAIPESLIESELFGHEKGAFTGASAGRAGLVEAADGGTLFLDEIGELPLEAQARLLRVLQEGEIRRVGSVQSQKVDVRLIAATHRDLKSLAKIGQFREDLYYRLHVIALKLPALRERGADVNEIATAFLARQSARINRTDLKFAADAEQAIRHYSWPGNVRELENAVERAVILSESPEISADLLGIDIELSDLEDDEFIGLPPQTAGNTSNNSHEPTEDLSLEDYFQHFVLEHQDHMTETELARKLGVSRKCLWERRQRLGIPRRKTGVASES from the coding sequence ATGCCGCACATTTTGATCGTCGAAGACGAAACCATTATCCGCTCCGCCTTGCGCCGCCTGCTGGAACGCAACCAGTACCAGGTCAGCGAAGCCGGTTCAGTGCAGGAAGCACAAGAACGCTTCACCATTCCTACGTTCGATCTGATCGTCAGCGACCTGCGTTTGCCGGGCGCTCCGGGCACCGAGCTGATCAAGCTCGGCCAGGGCACGCCGGTGCTGATCATGACCAGTTACGCCAGCCTGCGTTCGGCGGTCGACTCGATGAAGATGGGCGCGGTGGATTACATCGCCAAGCCTTTCGACCACGATGAAATGCTTCAGGCTGTCGCGCGGATCCTGCGTGACCGCCAGTCGGCGCCAGCCGTTGGCGAAGCGGTTGCCAGCAAGCCGGCCAATGGCAGCGGCAAATCCGCCGTCGACAACAGCAACGGCGAGATCGGCATCATCGGCTCGTGCCCGCCCATGCAGGATCTGTACAGCAAGATCCGCAAAGTCGCGCCAACCGATTCCAATGTCTTGATCCAGGGCGAATCCGGCACCGGTAAAGAACTGGTGGCGCGCGCGCTGCACAACCTGTCGAAACGCGCCAAGGCGCCGATGATTTCGGTGAACTGCGCAGCCATCCCGGAAAGCCTCATCGAATCCGAACTGTTCGGCCACGAGAAAGGCGCGTTTACCGGTGCCAGCGCCGGTCGCGCCGGTCTGGTGGAAGCGGCGGACGGCGGCACATTGTTCCTCGACGAAATCGGCGAATTGCCACTGGAAGCTCAGGCTCGTTTGCTGCGCGTGTTGCAGGAAGGCGAGATTCGCCGGGTCGGCTCGGTGCAGTCGCAGAAGGTCGATGTGCGTTTGATCGCTGCGACCCACCGCGATCTCAAGAGCCTGGCGAAAATCGGCCAGTTCCGTGAAGACCTTTATTACCGTCTGCACGTGATCGCGTTGAAACTGCCGGCCCTGCGCGAGCGTGGCGCCGACGTCAACGAAATCGCCACTGCCTTCCTCGCTCGTCAAAGTGCGCGCATCAACCGTACCGACCTGAAATTTGCTGCCGATGCCGAACAGGCCATCCGTCACTATTCCTGGCCGGGTAACGTGCGTGAACTGGAGAACGCCGTCGAGCGCGCGGTGATTCTCAGCGAGAGCCCGGAAATCTCCGCCGATCTGCTGGGCATCGATATCGAGCTGAGCGATCTGGAAGACGACGAGTTCATCGGCCTCCCACCACAAACGGCAGGTAACACCAGCAACAACAGCCACGAGCCGACCGAAGATCTGTCGCTGGAAGACTACTTCCAGCACTTCGTCCTCGAGCACCAGGACCACATGACCGAGACCGAACTGGCACGCAAACTGGGTGTGAGCCGGAAATGCCTGTGGGAACGCCGTCAGCGTCTGGGCATCCCTCGACGCAAGACCGGGGTCGCCAGCGAGAGCTGA
- a CDS encoding sensor histidine kinase, whose protein sequence is MPMSFSLTQMILVSAAYLAVLFGVAWISERGMIPRAIIRHPLTYTLSLGVYASAWAFYGTVGLAYQYGYGFLSSYLGVSGAFLLAPVLLYPILKITRTYQLSSLADLFAFRFRSTWAGALTTIFMLIGVLPLLALQIQAVADSIGILTGEPIQSRVALAFCALIILFTIFFGSRHIATREKHEGLVFAIAFESVIKLIALGGVGLYALYGVFDGPQQLELWLLQNQTALAALHTPLQEGPWRTLLLVFFASAIVMPHMYHMTFTENLNPRSLVSASWGLPLFLLLMSLAVPLILWAGLKLGATTDPEYFTLGIGIAANSKPLALLAYVGGLSAASGLIIVTTLALSGMALNHLVLPLYQPPAEGNIYRWLKWTRRALIVAIIMAGFCFYLLLGAGQDLANLGIVAFVATLQFLPGVLSVLYWPTANRRGFIAGLLAGILVWVVTMLLPLVGNLQGFYIPLLNMIYVLDDTSWHMAAIASLAANVLMFTLISLFTNASPEEASAAEACAVDNVRRPQRRELHAASPQEFATQLAKPLGAKAAQKEVEQALRDLYLPFDERRPYALRRLRDRIEANLSGLMGPSVAQDMVETFLTYKAGGENYVTEDIHFIESRLEDYHSRLTGLAAELDALRRYHRQTLQELPMGVCSLAKDQEILMWNKAMEELTGIAAQRVVGSRLSTIGDPWKELLQGFINLPDEHLHKQHLALDGQTRWLNLHKAAIDEPLAPGNSGLVLLVEDLTETQMLEDKLVHSERLASIGRLAAGVAHEIGNPITGIACLAQNLREEREDDGELTEISGQILEQTKRVSRIVQSLMSFAHAGSHQHSDEPVCLAEVAQDAIGLLALNRRNFEVQFYNLCDPDHWVEGDPQRLAQVLINLLSNARDASPAHSAVRVKSEAGEHTVDLIVEDEGSGIPKNIMDRLFEPFFTTKDPGEGTGLGLALVYSIVEEHYGQITIDSPADVQSQRGTRIRVTLPRHVEATSAVN, encoded by the coding sequence ATGCCGATGAGCTTTAGCCTGACCCAGATGATCCTGGTCAGCGCCGCCTACCTGGCGGTGCTGTTCGGCGTAGCCTGGATCAGCGAACGGGGCATGATCCCGCGGGCGATCATTCGCCATCCGCTGACCTACACCCTGTCGCTGGGGGTCTATGCCAGTGCCTGGGCGTTCTATGGCACGGTCGGCCTGGCCTATCAGTACGGCTACGGCTTTCTGTCCAGTTATCTCGGCGTATCCGGCGCGTTTCTGCTGGCGCCGGTATTGCTCTATCCGATCCTGAAAATCACCCGCACCTATCAACTGTCGTCGCTGGCGGATCTGTTCGCCTTCCGCTTTCGCAGTACCTGGGCCGGCGCACTGACCACAATCTTCATGCTGATCGGCGTATTGCCGTTGCTGGCGTTGCAGATTCAGGCAGTGGCCGACTCCATCGGGATTCTGACCGGTGAGCCGATTCAGAGTCGCGTGGCACTGGCGTTCTGTGCGCTGATCATTCTCTTCACGATTTTCTTTGGCTCGCGCCACATCGCCACCCGCGAGAAGCACGAAGGGCTGGTGTTTGCGATTGCCTTTGAGTCGGTGATCAAACTGATCGCCCTCGGCGGCGTGGGCCTGTACGCGCTCTATGGCGTGTTCGACGGCCCGCAACAGCTTGAGTTGTGGTTGTTGCAAAACCAGACCGCCCTTGCCGCATTGCACACGCCATTGCAGGAAGGCCCGTGGCGCACGCTGCTGCTGGTGTTTTTCGCTTCGGCGATCGTGATGCCGCACATGTATCACATGACCTTTACCGAAAACCTCAACCCGCGTTCATTGGTCAGTGCCAGTTGGGGTCTGCCGCTGTTCCTGCTGTTGATGAGTCTGGCGGTGCCACTGATCCTGTGGGCCGGCCTCAAGCTGGGTGCCACCACTGACCCGGAATATTTCACCCTCGGCATCGGCATTGCTGCCAACAGCAAGCCTTTGGCATTGCTCGCCTACGTTGGCGGCCTGTCAGCGGCCAGCGGGTTGATCATCGTCACCACCCTAGCGTTGTCGGGCATGGCCCTGAACCATCTGGTGCTGCCGCTTTATCAGCCGCCGGCCGAAGGCAATATCTACCGTTGGCTGAAGTGGACGCGTCGGGCGCTGATTGTCGCGATCATCATGGCCGGCTTCTGCTTCTATCTGCTGCTCGGCGCCGGGCAGGATCTGGCCAACCTCGGCATCGTGGCCTTTGTAGCGACTCTGCAATTCCTGCCGGGCGTGCTGTCGGTACTGTACTGGCCGACCGCCAACCGTCGCGGTTTCATCGCCGGTCTGCTGGCGGGGATTCTGGTGTGGGTAGTGACCATGCTGTTGCCGCTGGTCGGAAATCTGCAGGGCTTCTACATCCCGCTGCTGAACATGATTTATGTTCTCGACGACACCAGCTGGCACATGGCGGCCATCGCCTCGCTCGCCGCCAACGTCCTGATGTTCACTCTGATCTCGCTGTTCACCAACGCCAGCCCCGAAGAGGCGAGCGCCGCCGAAGCCTGCGCGGTGGATAACGTGCGCCGCCCGCAACGAAGGGAACTGCACGCCGCCTCGCCTCAGGAATTCGCCACGCAACTGGCCAAACCGCTGGGTGCCAAGGCTGCGCAGAAAGAAGTCGAACAGGCGCTGCGCGACCTTTATCTGCCGTTTGACGAGCGCCGCCCGTATGCCTTGCGCCGCCTGCGCGACCGCATCGAAGCCAACCTCTCCGGCCTGATGGGCCCGAGCGTCGCGCAGGACATGGTCGAAACCTTCCTGACGTACAAGGCTGGCGGCGAAAACTATGTCACCGAAGACATTCACTTCATCGAAAGCCGCCTTGAGGATTACCACTCACGCCTCACAGGTCTTGCCGCCGAACTCGACGCCCTGCGCCGCTACCACCGTCAGACGTTGCAGGAACTGCCGATGGGCGTCTGCTCGCTGGCCAAGGATCAAGAGATCCTCATGTGGAACAAGGCCATGGAAGAGCTGACCGGCATCGCCGCCCAGCGCGTGGTCGGCTCGCGCCTGAGCACGATCGGCGATCCGTGGAAAGAATTGCTCCAGGGCTTTATCAATCTGCCCGACGAACATTTGCACAAACAGCATTTGGCCCTCGATGGCCAGACCCGTTGGCTGAACCTGCACAAAGCGGCGATCGACGAACCGCTGGCACCGGGTAACAGTGGTCTGGTGTTACTGGTTGAAGATCTCACCGAAACCCAGATGCTCGAAGACAAACTGGTGCACTCCGAGCGCCTGGCCAGCATCGGCCGCCTCGCAGCGGGTGTGGCTCACGAAATCGGCAATCCGATCACCGGCATCGCCTGTCTGGCGCAGAACCTGCGCGAAGAGCGCGAGGACGACGGCGAACTGACCGAGATCAGCGGACAGATTCTCGAACAGACCAAACGCGTGTCGCGCATTGTTCAGTCGCTGATGAGTTTTGCCCATGCCGGCAGCCATCAGCACAGCGACGAGCCCGTTTGTCTGGCGGAAGTGGCTCAGGACGCCATCGGCCTGCTGGCCTTGAACCGACGCAATTTCGAAGTGCAGTTCTACAACCTGTGCGACCCGGATCACTGGGTCGAAGGTGACCCGCAGCGACTCGCTCAGGTCCTGATCAATCTGCTCTCCAACGCCCGTGATGCGTCGCCTGCGCACAGTGCGGTGCGGGTCAAGAGTGAAGCCGGCGAACACACGGTCGATCTGATCGTCGAGGACGAAGGCAGCGGTATTCCGAAGAACATCATGGATAGATTGTTCGAACCCTTCTTCACCACCAAGGATCCTGGCGAAGGCACCGGTCTGGGCCTTGCACTGGTCTATTCCATCGTTGAAGAGCATTATGGACAAATCACCATCGACAGCCCGGCTGATGTACAAAGCCAACGCGGCACCCGTATTCGGGTGACCTTACCGCGTCATGTCGAAGCGACGTCCGCTGTGAACTGA
- the gluQRS gene encoding tRNA glutamyl-Q(34) synthetase GluQRS, giving the protein MTAKTSPAYIGRFAPTPSGHLHFGSLVAALASYLDARSVDGRWLVRMEDLDPPREEPGAQGAILKALESYGFEWDGAMVRQSDRHEAYAEVLNSLFNHGLAYACTCSRKQLEPYHGIYPGLCRNAGHDQQDAAIRLRVPELEYHFIDRVQGKYRQHLGRDVGDFVIRRRDGLYAYQLAVVLDDAWQGITDIVRGADLLDSTPRQLYLQELLGLRQPRYLHLPLITQPDGNKLGKSYRSPPLEADQATPLLLRALRALGQAPGAELEHASPKELLNWGKAHWDAAKIPRTLTLPEAQLL; this is encoded by the coding sequence ATGACTGCCAAGACATCCCCCGCCTACATCGGCCGCTTCGCCCCAACCCCCAGTGGCCATCTGCACTTCGGCTCACTGGTCGCCGCCCTCGCCTCTTATCTCGATGCGCGCTCGGTGGATGGCCGCTGGCTGGTGCGCATGGAAGATCTCGATCCGCCCCGGGAAGAGCCCGGCGCGCAGGGGGCGATCCTCAAGGCGCTGGAAAGCTACGGTTTCGAATGGGACGGCGCGATGGTGCGCCAGAGCGATCGGCATGAGGCTTATGCCGAAGTGCTCAACAGCCTGTTCAATCATGGCCTGGCCTACGCTTGCACTTGCTCGCGCAAACAACTGGAGCCCTATCACGGGATTTATCCGGGCCTGTGCCGCAACGCCGGCCACGACCAGCAAGATGCGGCGATCCGCCTGCGCGTGCCGGAACTGGAATACCACTTCATCGACCGGGTGCAGGGCAAATACCGTCAGCATCTGGGCCGCGACGTCGGCGATTTCGTCATTCGCCGTCGCGATGGACTCTACGCTTATCAATTGGCCGTGGTCCTCGACGATGCCTGGCAAGGCATCACCGACATCGTGCGCGGCGCCGACCTGCTCGACTCGACGCCGCGCCAGCTCTATCTGCAAGAACTGCTGGGCCTGCGCCAGCCGCGCTACCTGCACCTGCCCTTGATCACCCAGCCGGATGGCAACAAGCTCGGCAAGTCTTACCGCTCGCCACCACTTGAAGCTGATCAAGCCACGCCGTTGCTGCTGCGGGCTCTGCGCGCACTGGGGCAAGCCCCCGGCGCCGAACTCGAACACGCCTCACCCAAAGAGCTGCTCAACTGGGGCAAGGCCCACTGGGATGCCGCGAAAATCCCGCGCACACTGACCCTGCCCGAAGCACAACTGCTGTGA
- the dksA gene encoding RNA polymerase-binding protein DksA, whose protein sequence is MPTQAKQQANPTVSGFEPYVQAKDEEYMGAPMRAHFTKILNKWKQDLMQEVDRTVDHMKDEAANFPDPADRASQEEEFALELRARDRERKLIKKIDKTLDLIQNEDYGWCESCGIEIGVKRLEARPTADMCVDCKNLAEIKEKQVGK, encoded by the coding sequence ATGCCCACCCAAGCAAAGCAACAGGCTAATCCGACCGTCAGCGGTTTCGAACCTTATGTTCAGGCCAAAGACGAAGAGTACATGGGCGCTCCGATGCGCGCCCACTTCACCAAGATCCTGAACAAGTGGAAGCAGGACTTGATGCAGGAAGTCGACCGTACTGTCGACCACATGAAAGACGAAGCGGCCAACTTCCCTGACCCGGCCGACCGTGCCAGCCAGGAAGAAGAATTCGCCCTGGAGCTGCGCGCCCGCGATCGCGAGCGCAAGCTGATCAAGAAGATCGACAAGACGCTTGATCTGATCCAGAACGAAGATTACGGCTGGTGCGAATCCTGCGGCATCGAGATCGGCGTCAAGCGCCTCGAAGCACGCCCTACAGCCGACATGTGCGTCGACTGCAAGAACCTCGCTGAAATCAAGGAAAAGCAGGTCGGCAAGTAA
- a CDS encoding pyridoxal phosphate-dependent aminotransferase, which translates to MAQPYSARSRAIEPFHVMALLARANELQAAGHDVIHLEIGEPDFTTAEPIIRAGQAALTAGKTRYTAARGIPELREAISGFYQSRYGLNIDPRRILITPGGSGALLLASALLVDPGKHWLLADPGYPCNRHFLRLVEGAAQLVPVGPDVRYQLTPDLVERHWDHDSVGALVASPANPTGTILTRDELAGLSTAIKARHGHLVVDEIYHGLTYGTDAASVLEVDDSAFVLNSFSKYFGMTGWRLGWLVAPDAAVSELEKLAQNLYISAPSMAQYAALACFEPDTIAILEERRAEFGRRRDFLLPALRELGFNIAVEPEGAFYLYADISKFGGDAFAFCRHFLETEHVAFTPGLDFGRYQASHHVRFAYTQNLSRLQEAVERIARGLKSWQG; encoded by the coding sequence ATGGCTCAGCCCTACAGTGCGCGCAGTCGTGCGATCGAACCGTTCCATGTGATGGCGCTGCTGGCGCGGGCCAACGAGTTGCAGGCCGCCGGGCACGACGTGATCCATCTGGAGATCGGCGAGCCGGACTTCACCACGGCCGAGCCGATCATCCGTGCCGGGCAAGCGGCGCTGACCGCGGGCAAGACCCGTTACACCGCGGCGCGCGGCATTCCTGAATTGCGTGAGGCGATTTCCGGTTTTTACCAATCTCGCTATGGACTGAACATCGACCCGCGGCGGATTCTGATCACCCCGGGTGGCTCCGGCGCCTTGTTGCTGGCCAGCGCATTGCTGGTCGATCCCGGCAAGCACTGGTTGCTGGCCGATCCCGGTTATCCGTGTAACCGACACTTTCTGCGCCTGGTCGAAGGCGCGGCGCAACTTGTTCCTGTCGGGCCGGACGTGCGTTATCAGCTGACGCCGGATCTGGTCGAGCGGCACTGGGATCACGATAGCGTCGGCGCACTGGTGGCCTCGCCGGCCAACCCGACCGGGACGATCCTGACCCGCGACGAACTGGCCGGGTTATCCACAGCCATCAAGGCGCGACATGGGCATCTGGTCGTGGACGAGATTTATCACGGCCTGACCTATGGCACCGACGCGGCGAGTGTTCTGGAAGTCGACGACAGCGCCTTCGTCCTCAACAGTTTCTCCAAATACTTCGGCATGACCGGTTGGCGTCTGGGCTGGCTGGTAGCGCCGGACGCTGCGGTGAGTGAGCTGGAGAAGCTGGCACAGAACCTCTACATCAGCGCGCCAAGCATGGCCCAGTATGCGGCGCTGGCCTGTTTTGAGCCGGACACCATTGCAATTCTCGAAGAACGCCGCGCCGAATTCGGACGTCGTCGGGACTTCCTTCTGCCGGCCCTGCGCGAGTTGGGATTCAACATCGCTGTGGAGCCTGAAGGCGCATTCTACTTGTATGCCGATATCAGCAAGTTCGGCGGCGATGCCTTCGCGTTCTGTCGTCATTTCCTTGAAACCGAGCACGTTGCATTTACCCCGGGGCTGGATTTTGGTCGTTATCAGGCCAGTCACCATGTGCGTTTTGCCTACACGCAAAACCTTTCGCGCTTACAGGAAGCGGTGGAGCGGATTGCGCGTGGCTTGAAGAGCTGGCAAGGCTGA